Proteins from a genomic interval of Oncorhynchus clarkii lewisi isolate Uvic-CL-2024 chromosome 13, UVic_Ocla_1.0, whole genome shotgun sequence:
- the LOC139423865 gene encoding vitamin D(3) 25-hydroxylase-like — MLGSVVLLWLFILLLFFFIRVRRPKNFPPGPRPLPILGNLLQLDPVNPLKDLEGLKRRYGNVFSLYIGSRPAVVLNGLEVVREALVTRAAEYAGRPTHMMVSHLFKGKGIVMANYGSSWRDHRRFALTTLRNFGLGKRSMEERILEEVSHICTELESSAGGSMDPQHLFHLAASNIICSLIFGERFEYDDPVILTLIQRLEEFTKEALGPWAMLYEIIPVLRPLPLPFRNVFHKFDKMKEHIKKVVTKHKHSRVAGEPRDLLDCYLDQIDKTADGGSTFNDAQMVSLLLDLFIAGTDTTSNTLRSAMQYLMTNQHVQDRCHREIAEVLEGRADASFEDRHAMPYVQATIHEAQRMSDTVPLSVFHTTCSNTQINSYQLPQGTVVIPNLSSVLHEEGQWKFPHEFNPENFLNEVGEFVKPEAFLPFSAGSRVCLGEGLARMELFLVLVTLLRRYRFVWPEDGGVPDFSLIFGGTQSPKPYHLGVRLRSSEELPTVSTREI; from the exons ATGCTTGGGTCGGTGGTGTTGTTGTGGCTCTTTATCCTCCTTCTATTCTTCTTCATCAGGGTCCGCCGACCTAAAAACTTCCCACCAGGACCCCGTCCCCTGCCCATCCTTGGCAATCTGCTACAGCTGGATCCTGTCAACCCCCTCAAAGACCTGGAAGGG CTGAAGAGGCGCTATGGTAACGTGTTCAGTCTGTACATTGGCTCACGGCCTGCAGTGGTTCTGAATGGCCTGGAGGTGGTTCGTGAGGCACTGGTGACACGCGCAGCGGAATATGCTGGACGACCAACCCATATGATGGTCAGCCACCTCTTCAAAGGCAAAG GGATCGTCATGGCCAATTATGGCTCCAGCTGGAGGGACCACCGGCGCTTTGCACTGACCACGCTGAGAAACTTTGGTCTGGGCAAACGCTCCATGGAAGAGCGCATCCTGGAGGAGGTGTCCCACATCTGCACTGAGCTGGAGAGCAGTGCTG GCGGTTCGATGGATCCTCAGCACCTGTTCCATCTGGCTGCGTCTAACATCATCTGCTCGCTGATTTTTGGAGAGAGGTTTGAATATGACGACCCCGTCATCCTCACCCTCATCCAGAGGTTAGAGGAGTTTACCAAGGAAGCTCTCGGACCTTGGGCCATG CTCTATGAAATCATACCAGTCTTGAGGCCCCTCCCTTTGCCATTCAGGAACGTTTTCCACAAATTTGATAAAATGAAAGAACATATCAAGAAGGTTGTGACCAAGCACAAACATTCAAGGGTCGCAGGAGAGCCCAGAGACCTCCTTGACTGCTACCTGGACCAGATTGACAAG ACAGCTGATGGAGGCTCCACATTTAATGATGCTCAGATGGTGTCTCTACTACTTGACCTGTTCATTGCTGGGACAGACACGACTTCCAACACCCTCCGCTCTGCCATGCAATACCTGATGACCAACCAGCATGTACAGG aTCGCTGTCACCGAGAGATCGCCGAGGTTCTTGAGGGACGTGCAGACGCTTCGTTTGAGGACAGACATGCCATGCCGTATGTTCAAGCCACGATCCACGAGGCACAGCGCATGAGTGACACCGTTCCTCTTAGCGTGTTCCATACTACCTGCAGCAATACACAAATAAACAGCTACCAGCTGCCCCAG GGCACGGTGGTGATTCCTAACCTGTCTTCAGTGCTGCATGAAGAGGGCCAGTGGAAATTCCCTCACGAGTTCAACCCTGAGAACTTCCTCAACGAGGTCGGAGAGTTTGTGAAACCAGAAGCCTTTCTGCCATTCTCTGCAG gATCTCGTGTGTGTCTGGGGGAGGGGTTAGCACGTATGGAGCTCTTCCTGGTTCTAGTGACATTGCTTCGGCGTTACCGATTCGTCTGGCCTGAGGATGGAGGTGTCCCAGATTTCAGCCTCATCTTTGGTGGGACACAGTCTCCAAAGCCCTACCACCTTGGAGTGCGCCTGAGGAGCAGCGAGGAGCTACCCACAGTCTCCACAAGAGAGATCTAG